AAGAGTACTACTATTGCCGCTTTCGGCGAGCATGTTTTTTCCGTAAATCAGAATATTGGTTTGGAATAACAATCCCAGCATCCAGAAATAGCTGTTGGCTAAAGCAGCCAGGAAAAGTGGTTTTTGCCTTTTTAAAAAGAGAATTTCCCTAAATATTCCGGTTAGAGGATTCCATGGAAATGGTCTGTCTATTCCTATTGCCGGAATATCCCGAACAAACAGCACATATATCGATCCGAAAATGGCTATGGCTACACAATATATTGCGACTTTTAAAGTATTATCATCATGAAAAGTGAGCAGTAAACCAGCGATAGCGGTTCCTAATATGATCGCTAAAAAGGTGCTCATCTCTACCCAACTGTTGGCCCTGGTAACTGCCTCAGGTGCACAGGTTTCCGGTATGTATCCATATTTAGCCGGTCCGAAAAAAGTGCTTTGCGAAGCCATTAAAAAAAGAACGAAAAGCATCAGGTTCAGGTTCGCCAGGTAAAATGCTAACGCCCCAAATAACATCACGCCAATTTCGATAAATTTCACAAACCGCATCACTTTGGTTTTGGCATACTTGTCAGCAAAATAACCGGACCAGGGTCCAAAGAGTACAAACGGAACGGTGAATAAAAATGTGGCCAGCGAGATTATTCCTTCGGGGTGATCGGAAACGAGTATTAGCACCACATAAAGCTGCAACAGCATTTTGAAGAAATTATCATTGAAAGCGCCAAGACTCTGGGTAATGATGTAAGCAGAGAATCGTTTTGGAAGATTTAAGGTAGTGGTCTTTTTCATAAATTCGGTGAAGTATTCTTAAATGGAGCTATAGAGCAGTAGTAATTTGTTTGTTTTTGATGACCCTCCTAAACCTCCCCTTATCAAGTGGAGGAATTTCCTCTCATTGTTAAGGAGGGGGGCAGGGGAGGTTTAATTATGCCTTTTTTGATATTGTTAAGTACAATTTTTAAATGTGACAGTAATTATATAATTATGTTTTTTTATACTTAGAGATCGTCACAAAATAACTTGATTATTTAAAATTCTTTTTGTATATTTTCTACATGGAGAATATACAGAAAAGATATGACTTACTCAAGCCAATAATGAACGAGCGATTTCGTCGTTTATGGAGTGCCGTTGAGGCTAAAGTCATAGGGCATGGTGGAATAGGTTTAGTCTCTAAGGCTACAGGACAGTCAAGAACTACAATATCTAATGGTATAAAAGAGTTAGACGCTACTGATAAAATAGATATTGAAGGTGTTAGTAGGAAGCCAGGCGGTGGCAGGAAAAAGATTGTTGATAAAACACCAGAAGTAGAGGCCGAATTGTTACAATTGATAGAACCTACAGTTAGAGGGGAACCGGAGTCACCGATTTTGTGGACAATAAAAAGTTTACGAAATATATCCGAGGAATTAGGAAAACGAGGTTATAACATTAGTCGTAACAGAGTTGCAGAATTATTGAAAAAGAATGGTTTTAGTCTTCAGGCTAATCGAAAGACAGATGAAGGAAAAAGCCATCCGGATCGCGATGCACAATTTCAATATATACATGATAAAGTAATAGAGTTTCAGTCAGTGAATCAACCAGTTATATCAGTAGATACGAAAAAGAAAGAACTGGTAGGTAACTTTAAAAATCAAGGTAGAGAATGGAAACGGAAAGGAGAAGCGGACAGAGTAAAAGTATATGATTTTCCAAGCGATGCAGAAGGAAAGGCTATTCCTTATGGAGTATATGATATAACGCAAAATGTCGGGTGGGTTAGTGTAGGAACGAATCATGATACAGCAGAATTTGCAGTGGAGACGATTCGTAAATGGTGGTATAAGATGGGAAACCTCGTATACAAAAATGCCAAACAATTATTAATTACTGCAGACGGTGGTGGTAGTAATGGTTCAAGAGTAAGATTATGGAAGAAAGAAATACAGAATTTTGCAACTGAAAGTGGTTTAGAAATTTCGATATGTCATTATCCCCCTGGTACGAGTAAATGGAATAAAATTGAACATCGTCTTTTTTCATTTATTACACAAAATTGGCGAGGTAAACCGTTAATAACTTATGAAGTGGTTGTAAAATTAATTGGAGCTACAAAAACTACAAAAGGACTAAAGGTCGACTGTAAATTAGATCATACAGAATATGAAAAAGGACGAAAAGTTAGTGATAAAGAATTTAATAAGATAAATTTAATTAAAGATAGTTTTCATGGTGAGTGGAATTATAAAATTGTACCTAAAATTGTCACATAATAACTCCGTTATTTTGTGACAATGCCTTAGTCGTATATGATTCTAATAATTATTGTTTCTGCTTTATTTATTGACGGATTTGGATTCTCCGCACTAATCAAGTTAGCCATGATTGTTTTTTCTTTAAAAATTCAAGAAATTCACATCGATGTTGTTGAATTTTCTGAAGCTTTAGAATCTCCTTTCCAGAGAGTCTGGAAATAATAGCTGATGATCAAAAAGACTCCGCCAAAACCCAGGAATAATAAAATTCGCCAGATCGCTTTCAATTGGGCGAGGTCAACAATAAATAGTTTTCCAACCACTAAAACCAATGTTCCGACTGCGACATTTCGCAGTTGACCCTGGTTTAGACGAAGCCCGATTATCAAAAGAGTTAATGCATAAATTCCCCAGGCGATTGTTACGTAACCTTGTCCATTGGGTAAACTATGAAGCTCTCTGGCAAACCATCCAAGTAAGGCTACATGGGCGATGAATCGATAAAGATTTTTCTCAAGAGAAGTTTTAAACAGTAACGTGACACCAAAAGATACACAAATCACCCAGAGATCTGTTAATGCTCGTGAGTTGAATACTACAGTTGCCGGAGTTGAAGTTTGATTCAAGCGTCCCCAAAGCCATAATCCAACGATCACAAATAAAATATGAGAAGCCTTGATCAGAATTGTATCTGAGAATCTATGAGCGATCACGGTTAACACAGTCGCTTCAATAGCCAGTATAAACAAAAGCAAATCACCATCAAGAATTAAACAAAAAGCGATAGTTATCAGAAGTATACCAGTTAGTGAGTGGGTTTGTGCAATATTCGTAAAGGAATCTAATCGCTTAAGTTTTAAGTAGACCAAGCCATAAATAAAAGCCATTCCCATTGTGATCCAACCCCATGATTCATCGGATATGGACCAGATCTGCATCGAGAGTAGCAAGGATATTAATGGTGTAGAAACCGATAATATATGGATTTGTCGGTCCATAGATTTATCGGTTTTTTCTGATATTTCCTCACTTAATTCGGAGGACGGGAGTGGCCAGCGATTTGGATTGTTAGCCTTTGCAATTTTGCGTATAACAGGCATTGCCCAAAATGTGAGCCAGGCAAAAAC
The candidate division KSB1 bacterium genome window above contains:
- a CDS encoding DUF2339 domain-containing protein, yielding MSDQNDKNLNDRVEQLEKRVEELQHLLKQLDEPLIPKEQNLPEEVAKESLQSETHSREHVQPPVSPKPKPPIAPSQKPLPSRKTFQIPENMQTSEFWLNKIGIGLLLFGVVFLFKYSIDQGWITPVIRVAFGLALAIALLVVGLRIYSKRPHFSQVLLGGAIAAFYICGFSAFQLYTLISHPVAFVFMVSVTTLAFVLSLKQNEAILSLIGAIGGFGTPFLLYTESGSLPGLVGYTCLILAGTGAIYFYRGWRSLLWVSFLGGWIVFWIALSNGLPNEIHGLFGDHGSLQSGIVFAWLTFWAMPVIRKIAKANNPNRWPLPSSELSEEISEKTDKSMDRQIHILSVSTPLISLLLSMQIWSISDESWGWITMGMAFIYGLVYLKLKRLDSFTNIAQTHSLTGILLITIAFCLILDGDLLLFILAIEATVLTVIAHRFSDTILIKASHILFVIVGLWLWGRLNQTSTPATVVFNSRALTDLWVICVSFGVTLLFKTSLEKNLYRFIAHVALLGWFARELHSLPNGQGYVTIAWGIYALTLLIIGLRLNQGQLRNVAVGTLVLVVGKLFIVDLAQLKAIWRILLFLGFGGVFLIISYYFQTLWKGDSKASENSTTSM
- a CDS encoding ISAzo13 family transposase is translated as MENIQKRYDLLKPIMNERFRRLWSAVEAKVIGHGGIGLVSKATGQSRTTISNGIKELDATDKIDIEGVSRKPGGGRKKIVDKTPEVEAELLQLIEPTVRGEPESPILWTIKSLRNISEELGKRGYNISRNRVAELLKKNGFSLQANRKTDEGKSHPDRDAQFQYIHDKVIEFQSVNQPVISVDTKKKELVGNFKNQGREWKRKGEADRVKVYDFPSDAEGKAIPYGVYDITQNVGWVSVGTNHDTAEFAVETIRKWWYKMGNLVYKNAKQLLITADGGGSNGSRVRLWKKEIQNFATESGLEISICHYPPGTSKWNKIEHRLFSFITQNWRGKPLITYEVVVKLIGATKTTKGLKVDCKLDHTEYEKGRKVSDKEFNKINLIKDSFHGEWNYKIVPKIVT